The following proteins come from a genomic window of Tenebrio molitor chromosome 9, icTenMoli1.1, whole genome shotgun sequence:
- the spz4 gene encoding protein spaetzle 4: MFRLILLLLYARRSLAYGFDSGGDQGACGRQYRAGKMHRPPCDLSAGYCTSAGAAYPWHAVKRFVRENHGLMRRMYGDQRHGQVLKAELEDVGLQPLDHQQRFDDRKMYGKQEYHFSTDNELGRDSEPRFLREDDISNDDVLNTKFVYSEEPSISIKLADLRTAPHFRPTTHKSTTEEPPKTTTEEATTPTETTTAESTTDTTTKSDSASPTEAGATSEGESPGAMLFQDAEQSKDAHKVQVDYQMKGVNACPVKEEVVAPFWANNTRGEVLALLNMYPFEQYVHWEKCTHEHRQMYCRDGCRCEQQYRLHRLLAYDPNNECRGIFSDWFRFPSCCVCKCYSIPPAEFRVTSRSPRAYSDQEVPDWYRRKSEAIFSGDHG; the protein is encoded by the exons ATGTTTCGCCTAATCCTGCTCCTC TTATACGCCCGGCGAAGCCTCGCCTACGGTTTCGACTCCGGGGGCGACCAAGGCGCCTGCGGCAGGCAGTACCGCGCCGGGAAGATGCACCGCCCCCCGTGCGATCTCTCCGCGGGGTACTGCACTTCAGCCGGGGCGGCGTACCCGTGGCACGCCGTCAAGAGGTTCGTCAGAGAGAACCACGGCCTGATGCGGAGGATGTACGGCGACCAGCGCCACGGCCAGGTCCTCAAGGCTGAGCTGGAGGACGTGGGGTTGCAACCCCTCGACCACCAGCAGCGATTCGACGACCGCAAAA TGTACGGCAAGCAAGAGTACCATTTCAGCACCGACAACGAGCTGGGCCGCGACAGCGAACCTAGGTTCTTGAGGGAGGACGACATCAGCAACGATGACGTCCTCAACACCAAGTTCGTCTACTCGGAGGAGCCCTCCATCAGCATCAAGCTGGCGGACCTGAGGACCGCGCCTCACTTCAGACCCACGACCCACAAGTCCACGACGGAAGAACCGCCGAAGACCACCACCGAAGAGGCGACGACTCCGACGGAGACCACTACGGCGGAGTCCACCACCGACACAACCACCAAGAGCGACAGCGCGAGCCCCACGGAAGCCGGCGCGACGAGCGAAGGCGAGAGTCCGGGGGCGATGCTCTTCCAGGACGCGGAGCAGAGCAAGGACGCCCACAAGGTCCAAGTCGACTACCAAATGAAAGGAGT GAACGCGTGTCCGGTGAAGGAGGAAGTGGTGGCGCCGTTCTGGGCCAACAACACCCGCGGCGAGGTCCTCGCACTGCTCAACATGTACCCCTTCGAGCAGTACGTCCACTGGGAGAAGTGCACTCACGAGCACCGCCAGATGTACTGTCGCGATGGATGCCGCTGCGAGCAACAGTATCGCCTACACAGACTGTTGGCCTACGACCCCAACAACGAGTGTCGAGGCATCTTTTCCGACTGGTTCAGGTTTCCGTCGTGTTGCGTCTGCAAGTGCTACAGCATCCCTCCGGCCGAATTTAGGGTCACGTCGAGGAGTCCACGAGCTTACAGCGACCAAGAGGTGCCCGACTGGTACAGAAGGAAAAGTGAAGCGATTTTTTCCGGAGATCACGGATGA